A DNA window from Aythya fuligula isolate bAytFul2 chromosome 4, bAytFul2.pri, whole genome shotgun sequence contains the following coding sequences:
- the CLDN23 gene encoding claudin-23, which produces MRTPKAMIVGLVLCPCGLLLTLVGTMTPSWRQVSLVPEQPSDLVFEQGIWELCSERQSSHQRLCGQADELGYFKEVPVQVARGLMPSSLVLTLLGLVVATLGVRCWQEEPRHPVAGAAGLVLLLSGLLSLVPVSWYTHELWALPAVTGSTLAVGYSLVLSYLGSCLEILGGLALTLSFHRCCKKRRAPKYPPGPTREPGPPSTSYSNPWDVLEDERDGRPWKSTLPCDSDL; this is translated from the coding sequence ATGAGGACGCCGAAGGCGATGATCGTGGGCCTGGTGCTGTGCCCCTGCGGGCTCCTGCTGACGCTGGTAGGCACGATGACGCCCAGCTGGAGGCAGGTGAGCCTCGTCCCCGAGCAGCCCTCCGACCTGGTCTTCGAGCAGGGCATCTGGGAGCTGTGCAGCgagaggcagagcagccacCAGCGCCTCTGCGGGCAGGCCGACGAGCTGGGCTACTTCAAGGAGGTGCCCGTGCAGGTGGCCCGAGGGCTGATGCCCAGCTCGCTGGTGCTCACCCTGCTGGGCTTGGTGGTGGCCACCCTGGGGGTgcgctgctggcaggaggagccccGGCACCCGGTGGctggggcagcggggctggtgctgctcctcTCGGGGCTGCTGAGCCTCGTCCCCGTGTCCTGGTACACCCACGAGCTGtgggcactgcctgcagtgACCGGCAGCACGCTGGCTGTGGGTTACAGCTTGGTGCTGAGCTACCTGGGGAGCTGCCTGGAGATCCTGGGGGGGCTGGCCCTCACCCTCAGCTTCCACCGCTGCTGCAAGAAGCGCAGGGCCCCCAAATATCCCCCCGGCCCTACGCGGGAGCCCGGGCCACCCTCCACCAGCTACAGCAATCCCTGGGACGTGCTGGAGGACGAGCGAGACGGGCGGCCCTGGAAGAGCACCCTGCCTTGTGACTCCGACCTGTAG